The genome window TTTACTGAAATAGAGTATTCTTCAACTCTCCATAGGGAAGCAATTAAAGGGGAAATGTTAATGAAACAAGTATATAGTGATTTCATCCAGTTTCGCGGAAGTCATTATGATTTTGGATACATGCAGGGAGAATTATTAAAGGATTCACCCATTCTCCCTAATCGCATAAAGCACTGGACATCTAAGCGAAAACGCTATTTTACCATAAATGAAAAAGAATCTATCCAACTCCTAAATAAATTTATTCCTGGAATGCTAGCAGAAATCACTGGATTAGCTGACGCTCTTCAGTGGAGAATAGAGGATGCATTACGAGAATTTGGCGGCCATTATGTAGAGTATGGAAGAAGTGGATGCTCTATTTTAGCAGGCTCCCAGTATTTAATTAGAAACTATGATAGTCATCCAGGTTCCTATGAGGGTCGCTATATGATCTATCAGCCAACTGATACTGGATATGCAGTAATCGGTCCATCTATGCAAATAACAGGAAGAATAGATGGGATAAATGAAAAAGGTCTCGCAATGGGTTATAACTTTATTAATCGAGTTGGTTCAGGGGATGGTTTTATTTGTAATATGATTGGTCGAATGATTTTAGAGACATGTGCAAATGTAGAAGAGGCCATTGATTTATTAAAAGAAATACCACACCGAACATCCTTTAGTTATGTGTTATTAGATCCAAGTGGAGAGGCGTATGTTGTAGAAGCAACTCCACGATCTGTCATTGCCAGAAAATCTAATATTAGTACGAATCACTTTGAAATATTAAAAGAAGAAAACCGCTATCAGATGGATGAATCTATACAAAGAAAGCAGAATATCGAAAAGCAGCAGGGAAATCATTCAAATGTGTATGAGGCCTTTCGAATATTGAATGACAGAGATAAAGAGATATTTTCAAATAAGTATAATGCTTGGTCTGGAACACTGCACACCGCAGCATATTTACCTAATGAAAGAAAAGCGTGGTTTGCGCTTGGGAGTGATCGAATGCCTGTTATCATCGATTTAGAATCTTTCTTAAAGGGAGAAAAGCTGAACTTTAAAAAAATTATAGGGCAGCTTGATTATGATACTCCCTTTATTAATATGGAGCTATTATAGTGTATTTATATAAAAAGGAAGTTAGTGATGGTAAGAACAATCATAATTAACTTCCTTTTTTGCGTTTGCTGAAACTCTGAAGTAGGGAATATTGTTTTTCTTCCGTTAGATTCGTGTATCAGAAATGGCATTCCTAATTCTTTCTAATGATTGATTAGCAACATTTTTATTTAAAATCATTACATTGACATACAATGCATCTATTAAACTAAGCTGGCCAATTCTTGATGATAAAGCTTCCGAACGATATTCTGTTTCCTCAGAGCTTGTGAACAGTGCTACATCTGTATTCTGGCCGATTGGTGATTTAGGATACCCAGTGATACCGATTGTTTTGGCACCATTGTTTTTTGCTGTTTTCATTATGTTAATAGTATCTTTATTAGTGCCAGAATGTGAAATAATTACAGCTACATCCTTCTCTGAAAGCTGAGAAGAGGACATTAGTTGAAAATGAGAGTCAACGAATGAAAACGCTTTAATTCCAGTTCGGACAAATTTATGAAAAGCATCCATAGCGATAACTGCTGAACCACCTGTACCATAGAATTCAACCCGATTTGCCTGTAAGAGAAATTCCACTGCTTTTTGAATCGAATGACCATTTAATATTT of Niallia circulans contains these proteins:
- a CDS encoding C45 family autoproteolytic acyltransferase/hydolase, yielding MKQVYSDFIQFRGSHYDFGYMQGELLKDSPILPNRIKHWTSKRKRYFTINEKESIQLLNKFIPGMLAEITGLADALQWRIEDALREFGGHYVEYGRSGCSILAGSQYLIRNYDSHPGSYEGRYMIYQPTDTGYAVIGPSMQITGRIDGINEKGLAMGYNFINRVGSGDGFICNMIGRMILETCANVEEAIDLLKEIPHRTSFSYVLLDPSGEAYVVEATPRSVIARKSNISTNHFEILKEENRYQMDESIQRKQNIEKQQGNHSNVYEAFRILNDRDKEIFSNKYNAWSGTLHTAAYLPNERKAWFALGSDRMPVIIDLESFLKGEKLNFKKIIGQLDYDTPFINMELL
- a CDS encoding MurR/RpiR family transcriptional regulator; this translates as MAQNCLGKIRSYYARLSEKEKKIADYILENPEKIIHSTINELAEDLGVADATVFRFCKRIGFKGYQAMKIALASEVIEPIQQIHEEINENDSVKTVTEKVFKSNVRTLENTLEILNGHSIQKAVEFLLQANRVEFYGTGGSAVIAMDAFHKFVRTGIKAFSFVDSHFQLMSSSQLSEKDVAVIISHSGTNKDTINIMKTAKNNGAKTIGITGYPKSPIGQNTDVALFTSSEETEYRSEALSSRIGQLSLIDALYVNVMILNKNVANQSLERIRNAISDTRI